In Campylobacter concisus, the following proteins share a genomic window:
- the tkt gene encoding transketolase, with amino-acid sequence MLKKQADTIRFLCADMVQNANSGHPGAPMGLADIMVVLSNFLKHNPKNPKWLNRDRLVFSGGHASSLVYSFLHLSGYDLSLDELKNFRQLGSNTPGHPEIHTPGVEVATGPLGQGVANAVGLAMAEKYAANVLNEPDNKIIDHKIYCLCGDGDLEEGISYEACSVAGNLRLDNLVLIYDSNNITIEGDTAIAFSEDVKARFEAQGWEVARIDGHDYDQIEFALEQANEKESPYLIIANTRIARGAMELEGSHHSHGAPLGEEIIKKAKDAAGFDPEKKFAIDEDVLLRFRGAVEKGDLEEAMWNKKVEALSIEGKNLLNSLLNPDFSKIEFPDFSDKKLATRDTNHVILNEIAKKLPGFIGGSADLAPSNKTELKGMGDFPNGKNIHYGIREHAMAAINNGISRYGLFLPFSATFFIFSDYLKPSARIAALMGIKHFFVFTHDSIGVGEDGPTHQPIEQLSTFRAMPNFYTFRPADGNENSASWQVALNLNAPSAFVLSRQGLDPLAKGEFGEVSNGAYLLSSSKDAKITFIASGSEVSLCVKAAEILGEQGIGANIVSAPCFDLLCEQPDEYVAKILDKNTTIIAVEAATGYEWYKFADAVYGMNSFGASGKANELFDHFGFTPQKLANFASELI; translated from the coding sequence ATGCTAAAAAAACAAGCCGATACTATAAGATTTTTGTGCGCTGACATGGTGCAAAACGCTAACAGCGGACACCCAGGTGCGCCTATGGGTTTAGCTGATATTATGGTGGTTTTAAGCAACTTTTTAAAACACAATCCAAAAAATCCAAAATGGCTAAACAGAGATAGACTAGTTTTTAGCGGTGGTCACGCATCAAGTTTGGTTTATAGCTTCTTGCATCTAAGCGGCTACGATCTAAGCCTTGATGAGCTTAAAAATTTCCGCCAACTTGGCTCAAACACACCAGGACACCCAGAGATTCACACTCCAGGCGTTGAGGTTGCTACTGGCCCGCTTGGTCAAGGTGTAGCAAACGCAGTAGGTTTAGCTATGGCAGAAAAATACGCTGCAAACGTGCTAAACGAGCCAGATAATAAAATAATCGATCATAAAATTTATTGCCTTTGCGGTGATGGCGATCTTGAAGAGGGTATAAGCTACGAGGCATGTTCGGTAGCTGGAAATTTAAGACTAGATAATCTTGTGCTCATTTACGACTCAAATAACATTACGATCGAGGGTGACACGGCGATAGCTTTTAGTGAGGATGTCAAAGCGAGGTTTGAGGCGCAGGGCTGGGAGGTCGCGCGTATCGATGGACACGACTACGATCAGATCGAATTTGCACTTGAGCAAGCAAACGAGAAAGAGTCGCCATATCTTATCATCGCAAACACACGTATAGCACGTGGTGCAATGGAGCTTGAAGGAAGTCACCACAGCCACGGTGCACCACTTGGCGAAGAGATCATCAAAAAGGCAAAGGATGCAGCTGGCTTTGACCCTGAGAAGAAATTTGCTATCGACGAGGACGTGCTTTTAAGATTTAGAGGCGCAGTTGAAAAGGGCGATCTAGAAGAGGCGATGTGGAACAAAAAGGTTGAGGCGTTAAGCATTGAAGGCAAAAATTTACTAAACTCACTTCTTAATCCAGACTTTAGCAAGATCGAATTTCCAGACTTTAGCGACAAAAAGCTAGCCACAAGAGATACAAACCATGTCATTTTAAATGAGATAGCTAAAAAACTACCTGGCTTTATCGGCGGCAGCGCTGACTTAGCTCCTTCAAATAAGACTGAGCTAAAGGGTATGGGCGACTTTCCAAATGGCAAAAATATCCACTACGGCATCAGAGAACACGCCATGGCAGCTATCAACAACGGTATCTCAAGATACGGCCTTTTCTTGCCATTTTCAGCAACATTTTTTATTTTCAGCGACTATCTAAAACCAAGTGCGAGGATAGCAGCGCTCATGGGTATCAAGCACTTTTTTGTCTTCACGCACGATAGCATCGGCGTTGGCGAAGATGGTCCGACGCACCAGCCTATCGAACAGCTTAGCACATTTAGAGCGATGCCAAATTTCTACACTTTCCGCCCAGCTGATGGCAACGAAAACTCAGCTAGCTGGCAAGTGGCTCTAAATTTAAACGCTCCAAGCGCCTTTGTGCTTAGCCGTCAAGGGCTTGATCCACTGGCAAAAGGCGAATTTGGCGAGGTTAGTAACGGCGCATATCTTTTAAGCTCGTCAAAAGATGCGAAGATAACATTTATAGCAAGTGGTAGCGAGGTCTCACTCTGTGTAAAGGCAGCTGAAATTCTTGGCGAACAAGGCATTGGTGCAAACATCGTGTCAGCTCCTTGTTTTGACCTACTTTGCGAGCAGCCAGATGAATACGTGGCTAAAATTTTAGACAAAAATACGACGATCATCGCAGTTGAAGCTGCAACTGGCTATGAGTGGTATAAATTTGCTGACGCAGTTTATGGCATGAATAGCTTTGGCGCTAGCGGAAAGGCTAACGAGCTATTTGATCACTTTGGATTTACTCCGCAAAAGCTTGCAAATTTTGCTAGCGAACTTATATAA
- a CDS encoding undecaprenyl-diphosphate phosphatase gives MEISHVIVLALVQGISEFLPISSSAHLILVPKLLGWPDQGLAFDVAVHVGTLSAILFYFKDTIFKLLRDFFASIAQRKMVGDSLLVWCVGFATIPVGIFGLLFNNIIEEYARSGVVIAITTIVFGIALYFADLRSTNKSEYEMTIKFALIIGLAQAVALIPGVSRSGITMTAALFLGFSHKGSANFSFLMSIPVIILAGGLESIKLIKDPNALPWSDIALGVIISAVSAYLCVRLFMGIISRIRMLPFVIYRLILGAFLLYLFL, from the coding sequence ATGGAAATTTCTCACGTTATTGTTTTGGCCTTGGTGCAAGGTATAAGCGAATTTTTGCCGATATCTAGCTCGGCTCATCTTATCTTGGTGCCAAAGCTACTTGGCTGGCCAGATCAAGGGCTTGCTTTTGACGTGGCAGTGCACGTTGGTACGCTAAGTGCGATACTTTTTTATTTTAAAGATACGATTTTTAAGCTACTTCGTGACTTTTTTGCCTCGATCGCACAACGAAAGATGGTAGGCGATAGCTTGCTTGTCTGGTGCGTGGGATTTGCTACCATTCCAGTTGGGATCTTTGGGCTTTTGTTTAACAACATTATCGAAGAATACGCAAGAAGTGGCGTTGTGATCGCTATTACTACGATCGTCTTTGGCATAGCACTTTACTTTGCTGATCTTCGCTCGACAAATAAAAGTGAATATGAAATGACTATAAAATTTGCACTTATTATCGGCCTTGCCCAGGCCGTGGCACTTATCCCTGGCGTCTCAAGATCAGGTATAACGATGACGGCAGCCTTATTTTTAGGTTTTAGCCACAAGGGAAGTGCGAATTTCTCATTTTTGATGTCGATCCCAGTCATTATCCTAGCTGGTGGGCTTGAGAGTATCAAACTTATAAAAGATCCAAATGCTCTTCCTTGGAGCGATATCGCCCTTGGAGTCATCATAAGTGCTGTTAGTGCTTATCTCTGCGTTAGGCTATTTATGGGGATCATCTCAAGGATTAGGATGCTTCCTTTTGTCAT